A genomic region of Caldicoprobacter guelmensis contains the following coding sequences:
- a CDS encoding rhomboid family intramembrane serine protease, translating to MIPLRDTIPSRREPLATVMLIVINVMIFIGQSLMPDVGFAQFVYEYGFIPQRFLKSIAKFGIFEASTYMPLFTSMFLHGNWMHLISNMWVLWLFGDNVEDVMGSIKFVIFYILCGLIAGFTHFLFNPTSNVPTVGASGAIAGVMGAYFVLFPHARIVTLVPFFFFLPLFIHVPAFIYLILWFISQLYSGVIQWIGGGSVGGIAWWAHISGFLAGVFIHRVFIARRRYRYY from the coding sequence ATGATTCCATTGAGGGATACCATACCCAGCAGGCGTGAGCCTTTGGCAACCGTCATGCTTATAGTCATCAACGTGATGATATTTATAGGCCAGTCATTGATGCCCGATGTGGGGTTTGCGCAGTTTGTGTATGAGTATGGATTTATACCCCAAAGGTTTTTAAAGTCTATAGCAAAGTTTGGGATATTTGAGGCCAGTACATACATGCCGCTTTTTACCAGCATGTTTCTCCACGGCAATTGGATGCATCTTATCAGCAATATGTGGGTGTTGTGGCTGTTTGGCGATAACGTAGAGGATGTAATGGGCAGCATAAAGTTTGTGATATTCTATATATTGTGCGGCTTAATAGCGGGATTTACCCATTTTTTGTTCAACCCCACATCCAATGTGCCTACCGTTGGGGCTTCGGGAGCCATTGCCGGCGTCATGGGCGCCTACTTTGTACTGTTTCCTCATGCCAGGATTGTGACACTGGTTCCGTTCTTTTTCTTCTTGCCATTGTTCATACACGTGCCGGCCTTCATATACTTGATTTTGTGGTTCATAAGCCAGCTGTATTCGGGCGTCATACAGTGGATAGGCGGTGGCAGCGTAGGAGGTATAGCCTGGTGGGCGCACATAAGCGGATTTTTGGCCGGGGTGTTTATACACAGGGTATTCATCGCCCGAAGAAGGTATAGGTATTATTGA
- a CDS encoding radical SAM protein, translated as MAKHKPGYLVLLEKGELKCRVEEAKKHLTECNLCPHGCGIDRRKTVGFCRSHDKAVVASYGPHFGEEPPLVGWNGSGTIFFGYCNMRCVFCQNCELSHGGEGEVVSNEELAEIMLVIQNHYRCHNINLVTPTHFVPNILEALYIAAQKGLNLPLVYNCGGYERVETLKLLDGVVDIYMPDFKYSIEERGVKYSRVRDYPKYVKSALKEMDRQVGGLKLDETGLAYKGLLIRHLVMPGGLEDTKEILRFIKEELSPDCAVNLMDRYYPHYEAYKYKEIARRLSPEEYEEAWLYAKELGLRLIE; from the coding sequence ATGGCAAAGCATAAGCCTGGTTACCTGGTACTTTTGGAAAAAGGCGAGCTTAAATGCAGAGTGGAGGAGGCCAAGAAACATCTCACGGAGTGCAACCTGTGTCCCCATGGGTGTGGGATCGACAGGAGGAAAACGGTAGGTTTTTGCCGTTCTCATGATAAAGCGGTGGTGGCCAGCTACGGCCCCCACTTTGGCGAAGAGCCTCCCTTGGTTGGTTGGAATGGCTCGGGTACAATATTTTTCGGCTACTGTAACATGAGATGCGTATTTTGTCAGAACTGTGAGCTGAGCCATGGGGGAGAGGGGGAAGTTGTGTCCAACGAGGAGTTGGCCGAGATAATGCTGGTGATACAGAATCATTACCGCTGCCATAATATAAACCTGGTCACTCCAACACACTTTGTGCCTAATATCCTGGAAGCGCTGTACATTGCAGCTCAAAAGGGGCTTAATCTGCCGCTGGTTTACAATTGCGGGGGGTACGAGAGGGTGGAAACCCTTAAGCTGCTCGACGGAGTGGTGGACATATACATGCCGGATTTCAAGTACAGCATAGAGGAGCGTGGTGTAAAATATTCCAGAGTAAGAGATTATCCTAAGTATGTAAAGAGCGCTTTAAAGGAGATGGATCGCCAGGTGGGCGGCTTGAAGCTTGACGAAACGGGATTGGCTTACAAGGGGCTTTTGATAAGGCATCTCGTGATGCCAGGAGGGCTTGAGGATACCAAGGAGATTTTGAGGTTCATAAAAGAGGAGCTTTCTCCTGACTGCGCAGTTAATCTCATGGATCGATATTATCCTCATTATGAGGCTTATAAATACAAGGAGATTGCGCGGAGATTGAGTCCAGAAGAGTATGAAGAAGCATGGCTGTATGCTAAAGAGCTGGGACTTCGATTGATCGAGTGA
- a CDS encoding 4Fe-4S binding protein, translated as MNSAKQYLWLVLIAFCIAGLIYPPIGVFALVCMLAPVVTGPFMGRKWCNSFCPRGSFNDVVLKKITLKKGIPGVFKTTTFKVIFLIILMSFFAMQLTFAWGNWAAVGAVFVRMVLITTIIDIMLGIYYHQRTWCAFCPMGTMGGWAFKLKNRIKKSTMKRDAVGDNAA; from the coding sequence ATGAATTCAGCCAAACAGTATTTATGGCTTGTGCTGATAGCGTTTTGCATTGCAGGCCTTATATATCCTCCAATAGGGGTGTTTGCGCTGGTGTGCATGCTCGCACCCGTAGTTACGGGGCCCTTTATGGGGAGGAAGTGGTGTAACTCGTTTTGCCCAAGGGGTAGTTTCAACGACGTGGTACTGAAGAAAATTACCCTAAAGAAGGGCATTCCCGGAGTTTTTAAGACCACCACATTTAAGGTGATATTCCTTATAATACTGATGAGCTTTTTCGCCATGCAACTGACTTTCGCATGGGGCAATTGGGCCGCTGTAGGGGCGGTATTTGTGCGCATGGTTCTTATAACCACCATAATCGATATCATGCTCGGCATTTACTATCACCAGAGAACTTGGTGTGCTTTTTGCCCCATGGGAACCATGGGTGGCTGGGCCTTTAAGCTGAAGAACAGGATAAAAAAGAGCACGATGAAGAGGGATGCGGTTGGCGATAATGCGGCGTAA